The window AAACAAAGTTCCGATTCCCCCAAGGTATTGAGACCGTCGAATCGGACTGTTAACAAATCGTATATCACAGTCTATGCTGACAAGAGTATAAAGAGGCATACATGGTGTAGGGGCAATCCGCTACTTAAGCAATCTACGCCCTTCTGACGATTTAATGCCGGAAATAATACGCTGAAATCCCTCTTCGTTACTACATGCGCTGATTGCCTCTTCCTTATTAACAAGCCCCTTTTGATACAACTCAACAGCATATTGATCAAAACTGCGCATGTCACTATCTACTTCAATGATACCATGAAGTTTGTCTAAATCGCCATCAAGGATGGCATCACGGACAATAGGCATACCGCCCAACAGAATTTCTACAGCGGGAATACGACCGCCGCCAACTTTTTTCAACAAGCGCTGACAGACCACACCTTGCAAGGTAAACGCGATTTCCTGCCGGATCAAGTCACGTTCATTTTGCGGGAAGTAACTAATCATGCGGTTAATCGTATCCACAGCGGTTGTGGTGTGCAGTGTACTGAAAACAAGGTGACCTGTTTCCGCGGCACTCAACCCGGCACGAATGGTTTCCATGTCGCGCATTTCACCGACCAGAATGACATCCGGGTCTTCACGCAATGAGCCGCGAAGCGCGTTGCCAAAGGAGTGGGTATCCCGTCCAACTTGACGCTGCGAGATAATGCTTTTTTTGTCGGTATACACGTATACGACAGGGTCTTCAATAGTAATGATATGGCTGCGGCGCCGCTCATTGATATAGTCAATCATGGCGGCAAGGGTTGTTGATTTACCGCTGCCCGTCACACCACAAACCAAAAAGAGCCCTCTGTGCTTATGACAAACTCGTTTAACCACATCAGGAATATTAAGGGCTTCAAAAGGCAAGGGCGATTCAGGAATCAAGCGCAATGCAAGCGCCATAGCGCTGCTTTTGATATAACCACTGCAACGAAGATATCCAATGCCTGCGGCGTGGTATTGAAAGCTGGATTCCCGTTCCGTTTCGAGCAAGCGCAGCTCCGATTCTCCGCCAAGCTGAATCATGAACAAGGTCATGTCTTCTTTGGAAATGATCGGCA is drawn from Candidatus Hydrogenedentota bacterium and contains these coding sequences:
- a CDS encoding PilT/PilU family type 4a pilus ATPase yields the protein MLIGSQSTSTLMDVFRIGMTEVIRATGLPQEATFIANNCKLIAKGKDLANRIDSLRILFTPREGVDPKEIENAISEARLGTLFKFEDNLVKITIPPFEWRQLPVLAPLDGIVDKYVATSLRSETWELQVAKYVDHGFNINVLIERMKARNASDLHLRAGNRPFISVDNDLEPLEDMPIISKEDMTLFMIQLGGESELRLLETERESSFQYHAAGIGYLRCSGYIKSSAMALALRLIPESPLPFEALNIPDVVKRVCHKHRGLFLVCGVTGSGKSTTLAAMIDYINERRRSHIITIEDPVVYVYTDKKSIISQRQVGRDTHSFGNALRGSLREDPDVILVGEMRDMETIRAGLSAAETGHLVFSTLHTTTAVDTINRMISYFPQNERDLIRQEIAFTLQGVVCQRLLKKVGGGRIPAVEILLGGMPIVRDAILDGDLDKLHGIIEVDSDMRSFDQYAVELYQKGLVNKEEAISACSNEEGFQRIISGIKSSEGRRLLK